A region from the Rhodamnia argentea isolate NSW1041297 chromosome 7, ASM2092103v1, whole genome shotgun sequence genome encodes:
- the LOC115752007 gene encoding poly [ADP-ribose] polymerase 1, with translation MATAPAKPWRVEYAKSARASCKSCKSSIDKEKLRLGKMVQSSQFDGFIPMWNHADCIMRKANQIKSIDDVEGLELLRWEDQQKIRKYVESCGPSTKNSSADSECSIEVSPTSRASCRQCGQKIMKGETRISIKPDGQGVKGLAWHHAHCFINRSPSTQLDKISGWDSLSVSDQAPLIDLVKSVPSAAKNGKKHEPQKNEEIVQEPTSIAGMKRKKDVTGEQKSKAIKAEGDVRTSGVAHSKNVDHEDINVSELETKLEAQTKELWALKDDLKKHVTTSEMREMLEANDQDSTGSELDLRDKCADGMLFGALASCPVCAGSLRYSSGMYRCQGYLSAWSKCSYSTREPERVQGKWKIPEGTDNQYLKKWFKSQKGKKPIRILPPPSAASPLGGRNAGQSQSSRIESLGDLKVAIVGSTKESITEWKSKIEEAGGQVHAKIRKDTSCVVVGGELDDQEAEMRKARRIKIPIVREDYLVDCFKRQKKLSCDLYKVEALGKASGVVTVKVKGRSAVHESSEMQDSGHILEDGKSIYNTTLNMSDLSTGVNSYYILQIIQEDRGSDCYLFRKWGRVGNEKIGGSKLEGLSKSDAIDQFKRLFLDKTGNLWEAWESKENFRKQPGRFYPLDIDYGVSKQVAKKTSDDADSRLAPPLKELMRILFNVETYRAAMMEFEINMSEMPLGKLSKTNIRKGFEALTDVQNLLNSGTHEPSVKESLLIDASNRFFTVIPSIHPHVIKDEDDFQSKVKMLEALQDIEIASRLVGFDVDNDDSLDEKYKKLRCNIDPLPHDSEEYQLIEKYLHKTHAPTHTDWTLELEDVFSLEREGEFDKFAPFRQSLRNRMLLWHGSRLTNFVGILSQGMRIAPPEAPATGYMFGKGVYFADMVSKSAQYCFTDKNNPVGLMLLSEVALGEVYELKKAKYMDKPPEGRHSTKGLGKKIPQESEYVKWKDDVIVPCGKPVSSNVKASELMYNEYIVYNTAQVKMQFLLKVRFHHKR, from the exons ATGGCGACCGCACCGGCCAAACCCTGGAGGGTGGAGTACGCGAAGTCGGCACGAGCGTCGTGCAAGTCCTGCAAGAGCTCCATCGACAAGGAGAAGCTCCGGCTCGGCAAGATGGTCCAGTCCTCTCAGTTCGACGGCTTCATCCCT ATGTGGAATCATGCTGATTGCATTATGAGGAAagcaaatcaaattaaatc GATTGATGATGTTGAAGGCTTAGAGTTGCTTCGGTGGGAGGATCAACAAAAGATCAGGAAATATGTGGAGAGTTGCGGTCCTTCAACCAAAAATTCCTCCGCTGACTCAGAGTGCAGCATTGAAGTGTCACCAACTTCTCGTGCATCCTGCAGGCAATGTGGTCAAAAGATTATGAAAGGGGAA ACCCGGATATCTATAAAGCCTGATGGTCAAGGAGTCAAGGGCTTGGCGTGGCATCATGCGCATTGTTTCATTAACAGATCTCCATCTACTCAACTGGACAAGATAAGTGGATGGGACAGCCTTTCTGTTTCTGATCAGGCACCGCTAATAGACTTGGTTAAAAGCGTTCCCTCAGCAGCAAAGAATG GGAAAAAGCATGAGCCACAAAAGAATGAAGAAATTGTGCAAGAGCCAACCTCCATAGCTGGAATGAAGCGCAAGAAAGATGTTACAGGCGAGCAGAAGTCAAAAGCAATCAAAGCTGAAGGAGATGTGCGCACAAGTGGGGTTGCCCATTCAAAGAATGTTGATCATGAAGACATAAATGTGTCTGAACTAGAAACTAAACTCGAGGCCCAGACCAAAGAGTTATGGGCATTGAAAGATGACTTAAAGAAGCATGTCACAACTTCTGAGATGCGTGAAATGCTTGAAGCAAATGATCAAGATTCAACAGGATCTGAACTTGATTTGCGTGACAAATG TGCTGATGGGATGTTGTTTGGAGCACTGGCTAGCTGCCCAGTTTGTGCTGGTTCACTTCGATACTCTAGTGGCATGTATAGATGTCAGGGGTATCTGTCAGCATGGAGCAAGTGTTCTTATTCTACTCGAGAACCAGAACGTGTCCAAGGGAAATGGAAAATCCCAGAAGGAACGGACAATCAATATCTGAAAAAG TGGTTTAAATCACAAAAAGGGAAGAAGCCCATTCGAATTCTTCCACCACCCTCGGCTGCCAGTCCTTTAGGAGGTCGGAATGCTGGTCAGTCTCAATCATCAAGGATTGAAAGCTTGGGAGATCTAAAAGTTGCTATTGTTGGATCTACGAAGGAATCTATT ACTGAGTGgaaatcaaaaattgaggaagCAGGTGGACAAGTTCATGCCAAGATTAGGAAAG ACACTAGTTGTGTAGTTGTTGGTGGAGAGCTGGACGATCAAGAGGCTGAGATGAGAAAGGCTAG GAGGATCAAAATTCCTATTGTTAGAGAGGATTATCTGGTTGACTGTTTTAAGAGACAGAAGAAGCTTTCATGTGATCTTTATAAAGTTGAAGCCCTTGGCAAAGCTTCAGGTGTAGTTACTGTCAAAGTGAAAGGGCGAAGTGCTGTGCATGAATCATCGGAGATGCAAGACTCTGGTCACATCCTGGAGGATGGAAAAAGCATCTATAATACTACTTTGAACATGTCTGACTTATCAACAGGTGTAAACAG TTACTACATCCTCCAAATAATCCAAGAAGATAGAGGGTCGGACTGTTACCTTTTCCGGAAATGGGGTCGAGTGGGCAATGAAAAAATTGGAGGATCCAAATTAGAGGGGCTTTCAAAATCAGATGCAATCGATCAATTCAAACGGTTGTTTCTTGACAAGACAGGAAATCTATGGGAGGCATGGGAGTCAAAAGAGAATTTTCGGAAGCAACCTGGCAGATTCTACCCTCTGGATATA GACTACGGAGTCAGCAAACAGGTCGCAAAGAAAACTTCAGATGATGCAGATAGCCGACTTGCCCCTCCATTGAAAGAACTGATGAGGATACTTTTTAACGTGGAGACATATAG AGCTGCTATGATGGAATTTGAAATCAATATGTCGGAAATGCCGCTTGGAAAACTAAGCAAAACTAACATAAGGAAAG GTTTTGAAGCATTGACAGACGTTCAGAATCTGTTGAATAGTGGAACTCACGAACCATCCGTCAAAGAAAGTTTGCTTATTGATGCGAGCAACCGATTTTTCACGGTGATCCCATCTATTCATCCGCATGTTATCAAGGATGAAGATGATTTTCAGTCCAAG GTGAAAATGTTAGAAGCTCTTCAGGACATTGAAATTGCATCTAGACTGGTTGGCTTTGATGTTGATAATGACGATTCGCTTGATGAGAAGTACAAAAAGCTTCGATGTAACATTGATCCCCTTCCTCATGATAGTGAAGAGTATCAGCTGATCGAGAAGTATCTCCATAAGACCCATGCACCTACTCACACG GATTGGACTCTAGAATTGGAGGACGTTTTCTCACTTGAACGTGAAGGGGAATTTGATAAATTTGCTCCCTTCCGGCAAAGCCTAAGGAATAGAATGCTTTTATGGCATG GTTCTCGCTTGACAAACTTTGTAGGTATACTCAGTCAGGGTATGAGAATTGCTCCTCCTGAAGCTCCAGCAACTGGCTACATG TTTGGCAAAGGAGTATATTTTGCTGACATGGTCAGTAAAAGTGCCCAGTATTGCTTCACTGATAAGAATAATCCTGTTGGGCTAATGCTCTTGAGTGAAGTTGCTTTGGGAGAGGTCTATGAGCTTAAGAAGGCAAAG TATATGGATAAGCCCCCGGAAGGCAGACACTCTACTAAAGGTCTAGGCAAGAAGATACCCCAGGAATCTGAGTACGTGAAATGGAAGGATGATGTTATTGTTCCCTGTGGCAAACCAGTATCTTCTAATGTGAAAG